A genomic region of bacterium contains the following coding sequences:
- a CDS encoding zinc ribbon domain-containing protein: MPIYEYRCQKCGEKFELLQGINETPVCNSCGSKELTRLFSPAAVMGGSNQTETSGSCCGLTNSCRAPKRCCGA; encoded by the coding sequence ATGCCTATATATGAATATAGATGCCAGAAGTGTGGTGAGAAGTTTGAGCTTCTGCAAGGGATAAACGAAACCCCTGTATGCAACAGTTGTGGAAGTAAAGAGTTAACCAGACTTTTTTCCCCTGCGGCAGTGATGGGTGGAAGTAACCAGACAGAGACTTCAGGCAGTTGTTGTGGTTTAACCAATTCCTGTAGGGCTCCCAAAAGATGCTGTGGGGCTTAA